The sequence GATTGGGTTGAGTACGATACCTCCAAGGTATTCAAATGTTCTGTTAACCCAGATCGCCCCCGCCCACCGGCAGCGTGACGCCGGTGATATAGGACGCCTCGTCGGACGCCAGGAACAGGATGCCCCCGACCTGCTCGTCGATCGTCCCGTAGCGCTTCATCAAGCTGCTGTCCTTCGTCTGCTCGACAATCTGCGCGTACCACTGCTGCTCTTGCTCGGTGGCAACGCTGCTATTACGCGGAATACGCCGCGCAGGGGCCTCGGTTCCTCCGGGCGCCGTGGCGTTGATACGCACCCCGCGCCCAGCCGTTTCGAAAGCCAGACACGCCGTCAACGCGTTCACGCCACCTTTGGCGGCACCATAGGGCACCCGGTTGACCCCGCGCGTGGCAATGGACGAAACGTTGACGATCACCCCGCTGCCTCGTTCCAGCATATGGGGCAGCACGCTGTGGCAACACCACAAGGTCGGAAACAACGAGCGGCGCACCTCAGCCTCGATTTCATCCGGCAAGTAATGCTCGAAAGGTTTGGCCCAAATCGTACCGCCGACGTTGTTGACCAGGATGTCCAACCGGCCAAAGTGCTGTATCGCCTCGGTCATGACGCGCTGGCAATCTTCATAACGTTCCAGGTCGGCAGTCAGGGCGAGCACCTCGGCCGGCAGTTCGTGGACCAGCTCGGAACGGTCGACAGCCACCACCTGAGCGCCTTCGAGCAGCAAGCGCTCGACCACACCACGCCCTATACCCTGCGCCGCGCCAGTGACCAGCGCGACCTTATCGTTGAATCTCATGTTCATGGCGACCTCGAAAACGCTTGGCTGACTCATGCCACGCTGGCGGCGAATTTTTCGTAGTAGAAGTTGGCGGGAGCGATGCCCTGCTCACGCAGGTAATGACTCACGGCTTCCACCATCGGTGGCGGCCCGCACAGGTAGATGTCCACGTCACCGTCGTTCAGATGCTCGGCGCCGATATGCTGGGTAACATAGCCTTTTTGCGGCCATTGACTGTCCGGGTTCGCCACACAGGCACTGAAGGTGAAGTTGGGAATACGCTCGGCTAATGCCTTCAGGCGATCCATTTCCACCAGGTCCCCATCGTGGGTCACGCCGTAGATCAGGTGCAGTGGATGATCACTGCCCAGCTCGGCGATGGTGTCGAGCATGGCCGTGAACGGCGCCAGGCCGGTGCCTCCAGCCAGCAATAACAGGGGGCGTTTGATCGGTCGCAGATAGAAGCTGCCCAATGGGCCGGCCAGGCTCATGGGGTCGCCCACCTTGGCCAGCTCGGTGAGAAAGCGGCTCATCAGGCCACCGGAGACATTGCGGATCAGAAAGCTGACCCGGCCGTCTCTCTGAACTGAACTGAACGAGTACGCACGGCTTTGATCGCTGCCCGGCACCTGAAGGTTCACGTACTGGCCCGGCAGAAACGCCAGATCCGCCAGCGCTTCGCCCTGGAGCAGCAATGACAGCGTGCTGTCAGACAAACGCCGCACCTCCTGTATCACGCCCTGATAGGTGGATTGCCCGGTCTTGCAGACCTGCGAAGAGGCCGGGACTCGCACCACACAATCGCCCTTGGCGCGCATCTGACAGGTCAGCACATAACCTTCGACAGCCTCCTGGGCGGTCAAGGCGTCGTCGATGTATTCCTCACCCAAGTCATATTCACCGGATTCGGCAAAGCACTTGCAGGTACCGCAGGCGCCATCGCGGCAATCCAGTGGAATATTGATGCCTTGACGGTAGGCCGCGTCGGCCACGGTTTCGCTCGGTGTGACGTCGATAAAGCGGGTCACGCCGTCTTCAAAATTCAGTGCAATCTTGTGGCTCATGGCATACCTCGCATGACCGTGTTCAACCCGGTTCACAAGTGATAGATATCGATGACCTGACGGACATAATCGTTTTTCAGCACGACTTTCTTGGCCTTGATCAGCGGCTGCTCCCCGCGTGTATCCAGGGTGTAGAAGCTGGTGCCGAAATAGCTGTCGACGGTCTTGTAGCGAAAGCTCAGGGTGTGCCAGTTAAACCGTACCAGGCACTGGTCTGCGCTCTGCTCGATGATCTCGATATTGCTCAGGTTATGAGAGGTGCGGGTGTCCGGAATACTCGCACTGGAACGCTCGGTCTTGATCCGGAAAACACGGTCTTCCAGCCCTTCGCGGCTGCCGTACCAGATCAGCGAAATCTCGCTTTGCGGGTTCTCGGTCAGCTCGTCATCGTCATCCCAGGCCGGCATCCAGAACGTGGCATCGACGGCGTACAACTCAAGCCATGGGTCCCATTGCTTGTCGTCGAGGTAACGGGCTTCGCGAAACAGGAAGTCGCGGACGCTGTCGTAAGCGATACTCATGGGAGCTCCCGCGCGGGAATCTTGCCCGTCTGCTCGGTGGCCACGGCTTGCCGCAGGGTGTCCTGCCAGTACTTATGCTGCTGGACGAACAGGCCTTCGTCCTCGGTACGAACACCGCTGAGCAACGGGTGCAGGTCAATCTCCACGGCGGCGTCATCCGGGCCTTCGACCCAGTGCTCTGCGCCCCGTGACATATCGTTCCAGGCCGTCGCGTTGCCTTGATAGCCAACCTGGCAAGAGCGGAACTCCTCCAGATCATCAGGCGTTGCCATGCCGCTGACGTTGAAAAAATCCTCGTACTGACGAATGCGCCGGGCCCGGGCTTCTGCGCTTTCGCCTACCGGTGCGATGCAGTAGATGGTGATCTCGGTCTGGTTGACCGAAATGGGCCTGGCAATACGAATCTGCGAACTGAACTGGTCCATCAGGTAGACGTTGGGGTACAGGCAAAGATTGCGTGAGTTACCGATCATCCAGTCAGCACGCGCCTGGCCAAAATCACTGACCAACTGGTCACGGCGTTCATACAGAGGACGATCCTCAGGGTTGGCCCAGCGCGTCCACAGCAACATGTGCCCTTTGTCGAACGAGTAGAACCCTCCTCCGCTTTTGGCCCAGCCCCCGGCACTCATGGTCGGATTGCTGTCACCGCGCTGGCGCTCCTTGCGCTGGTTCTGCGTCGCGGCATAGTTCCAATGCACGGAGCTGACGTGGTAGCCGTCGGCACCGTTTTCAGCAGTCAGTTTCCAGTTGCCTTCGTAGATATAACTGGACGAGCCACGCAGCACTTCCAGGCCATCGGAGGATTGATCAACAATCATGTCGATGATCTTCGCCGACTCGCCCAGGTGCTCGACCAAAGGCACCACATCCGGGTTCAGGCTGCCAAACAGGAACCCACGGTAGGACTCGAACCGGGCCACCTTGGTCAGATCATGGGAGCCCTCGCAGTTAAAACTCTCGGGGTAGCCGGCGTTGCTCGGGTCCTTGACCTTGAGCAACTTGCCGGAATTGTTGAAGGTCCAGCCGTGGAAAGGACATGTGTAAGAAGCCTTGTTGCCGTGCTTGTGCCGGCAAAGCATCGCACCACGGTGACTGCAGGCATTGAGAAAGGCATTGAGCACACCCTCTTTGTTGCGCGCGATGAAGATCGGCTGGCGTCCCATCTGCAGGGTGATGTAATCGTTGTTTTGCGGGATCTGGCTTTCGTGGGCCAGGTAGAGCCAGTTGCCTTCGAAGATGTGCTTCATCTCGAGGTCGAACAGGCGGGGGTCGGTAAACATCTCGCGCTTGCAGCGATAGATGCCTGCTTCACGGTTTTCTTCGAGCAAGGAATTGAGATACTCGACGCCGATGGACATGGTCAGAGCCTCCATTGTTTTTATTGGGCTGCTCCAGTTTCATCGGTTGGCGGGGTCTTCAATATCCGTTGCGTGCAGACTGTTATCCGGTTTTTGCACAAAGGCGACCCTTCAGGTTAATGCCAGTCAGTTAAGGAATGGAGATCCAACAACCGAAGCAGATCCAGTGTGGGAGCTGTCGAGCCCCAGCGAGGCTGCGATGGCGTCGGCACCGTCAACATTGATGCTGCCTGACCCACCGCTATCGCAGCCTCGCTGGGGCTCGACAACTCCCACCTTTGATCTTCTCTGTCTTGAGGCTCTGTGTTCGCTTAACTGATCGGCATTAACCCTTCAGGTCGCCTTTGTTTCAATAATGAACTGTTTCAAAAAGTCGCTGCCGTCAGTCATCACTTAGGGCAGCAGTAAGGTGTCAGACTCAAAGAACAACCACGGTTTTACCTCGCGCACCACCTGCCCGGTTTTCTGCCAGTGCGGCAGGCACTTGCGCCAGGGTGATTTGTCGCTCGACAGGAATCGATAGCTCGCCGGCCACGGCAGTCCTCACTAACAGATCCAGGTCGGCTGAGGTTGCCTTAACTTCAAAATTACCTCCCTTGATCCCACGCGCCAGAAGCTCGTCTGCTCGAGCTGACCACACCGTGCTCAGGGCCACACCCCCGTTCTTTACAAGCGAGGCATGGAGAGCAAACCCGGCAGCATCGCTGACGAGGTCCACCAGCGCGTCGATACCTTCCGGGTAGT is a genomic window of Pseudomonas sp. ADAK18 containing:
- a CDS encoding 1,6-dihydroxycyclohexa-2,4-diene-1-carboxylate dehydrogenase, yielding MNMRFNDKVALVTGAAQGIGRGVVERLLLEGAQVVAVDRSELVHELPAEVLALTADLERYEDCQRVMTEAIQHFGRLDILVNNVGGTIWAKPFEHYLPDEIEAEVRRSLFPTLWCCHSVLPHMLERGSGVIVNVSSIATRGVNRVPYGAAKGGVNALTACLAFETAGRGVRINATAPGGTEAPARRIPRNSSVATEQEQQWYAQIVEQTKDSSLMKRYGTIDEQVGGILFLASDEASYITGVTLPVGGGDLG
- the benC gene encoding benzoate 1,2-dioxygenase electron transfer component BenC, yielding MSHKIALNFEDGVTRFIDVTPSETVADAAYRQGINIPLDCRDGACGTCKCFAESGEYDLGEEYIDDALTAQEAVEGYVLTCQMRAKGDCVVRVPASSQVCKTGQSTYQGVIQEVRRLSDSTLSLLLQGEALADLAFLPGQYVNLQVPGSDQSRAYSFSSVQRDGRVSFLIRNVSGGLMSRFLTELAKVGDPMSLAGPLGSFYLRPIKRPLLLLAGGTGLAPFTAMLDTIAELGSDHPLHLIYGVTHDGDLVEMDRLKALAERIPNFTFSACVANPDSQWPQKGYVTQHIGAEHLNDGDVDIYLCGPPPMVEAVSHYLREQGIAPANFYYEKFAASVA
- the benA gene encoding benzoate 1,2-dioxygenase large subunit, with the protein product MSIGVEYLNSLLEENREAGIYRCKREMFTDPRLFDLEMKHIFEGNWLYLAHESQIPQNNDYITLQMGRQPIFIARNKEGVLNAFLNACSHRGAMLCRHKHGNKASYTCPFHGWTFNNSGKLLKVKDPSNAGYPESFNCEGSHDLTKVARFESYRGFLFGSLNPDVVPLVEHLGESAKIIDMIVDQSSDGLEVLRGSSSYIYEGNWKLTAENGADGYHVSSVHWNYAATQNQRKERQRGDSNPTMSAGGWAKSGGGFYSFDKGHMLLWTRWANPEDRPLYERRDQLVSDFGQARADWMIGNSRNLCLYPNVYLMDQFSSQIRIARPISVNQTEITIYCIAPVGESAEARARRIRQYEDFFNVSGMATPDDLEEFRSCQVGYQGNATAWNDMSRGAEHWVEGPDDAAVEIDLHPLLSGVRTEDEGLFVQQHKYWQDTLRQAVATEQTGKIPARELP
- the benB gene encoding benzoate 1,2-dioxygenase small subunit; amino-acid sequence: MSIAYDSVRDFLFREARYLDDKQWDPWLELYAVDATFWMPAWDDDDELTENPQSEISLIWYGSREGLEDRVFRIKTERSSASIPDTRTSHNLSNIEIIEQSADQCLVRFNWHTLSFRYKTVDSYFGTSFYTLDTRGEQPLIKAKKVVLKNDYVRQVIDIYHL